A region of the Peredibacter starrii genome:
TCTCGCGGTAATTTTGAGAACCTATTTCGAACTCATCACTTTGATGTGGTTTATCACTTGGGCCGCATCAGTCATTCTTCTAACGAGCACAATGTACTTGCGAAAAGAATTGATCTCTCCGTGATGGGAACAAATCGCATTTTGGAATTGTGCGAACGTTCAGGAGTAAAGAAAGTTGTCATCCTTTCTACTTTCCATGTTTATGGTGCCCTTCCAGACAATTCAATTTTCTTGAAAGAAGACGCTCCTTTGAGAGCGAGCATTCGTCATCCAGAACTTCGCGACGTGATCGAGATGGATCAAATCTGCACTAACTGGATGTGGAAAAATCAAAATAGTATTTCGACTGTTGTTCTTCGTCCCTGCAATATCATTGGAACTCAAATTCAAAACGCCATGACGAAGTTCTTGTCTGGTCCGGTTGCTTTAAGCCCGATCGATTACAATCCGTTCTTTCAGTTTATTCACGAATTCGATATGGCCCATATCCTTTATCGTGCACTCGAATCTCTTCCTACTGGAACCTACAATGTTGCGGGAAGTGACTTCATTTCTTTAAGAGATGCCTTGAATGAAGTTGGTACTAAAGGAATTCCATTTCCTATGGTTCTTGCTGGAGGCCTCAACAGCGCTTTGAAGAAGCTGAATATCGAAGTTCCAGAGTACCTACTCGATTACTTGAAGTTTTCATGCCTCATTTCCAATAAAGAGCTGGAGAAGCATTTAGGTCCCAAATTCCTGAGATTTTCAATCAAAGAGGCTTTAGAGCTCATTAAGCTTCGTTAGTTTTCAAGTACTTAACTTTATTAAAAAGGGCTTAATCAGAATTGTCGAAATACCGATAATTATTAAGATGAAGCTCCTATCACAGGCCCTAATTTGGCTCGCAGTTATCAATCTTTCCGGTTGTGGAAAGATCACTGCTTCATTGACTGGTGGAGCACTGACCAGTTCTGCTCAAGTCTTCCCTATTGGTAACAAATTAAAAACTCCGCTCTTAAAAGATGCGACGATTATGGCGGATCAAAATGGCCAGATCGTTTTGACCGATACAGCTAATAATCAAATGTTGGTCATTACTGAGGATGGTCAATTAACTAGTACCATCACAGGCACTGGAAATTTGATTGGACTCTCACTCGATTTATCAGGCTTAAGTTTGATTGCCTTTGATAAAACAACCTCGTCCATAAAGCGATATACTGCCGCTGGAGCAAATACTCAGACCTTCGGTTCGGCCGGCTCGCCAGTCACTATCAATTATCAACCAATGGGAGTAGAAGAGGCCGCTGGTTATTATTACGTCTCCGATCAGTTGAACAACAAAATTCACAAATACGATTCACACGGTATTTACATGACGAGCTTTGGGACTGGTGTTCAAGGTTCGGCCAATGGCCAATTTTATCTTCCGAGAAGTTTGAAAGTAGACATCGCAGGTAACATCTACATCGCTGACATGCTTAATAGTCGCGTCCAGAAGTTTAATGCTGCCGGTTTGCATATACTCTCTTTCGGTAGCTACGGCTCAGGTAACGGCCAATTTGTTGAGCCTGTTAGCGTAGAAGTGGATGAAGGGAATGGAAATATCTATGTAACCGATTCTGGGAACGACCGCATTCAGGTTTTTGATTCTACCGGTACCTATGTTTCTCAATTTGGAGCAAGCGGTTCGGCCAATGGTCAATTAGACCTTCCCACTGGTATTCATTTTTCACCAACTTCAATTTTTGTGGCAGATGCAAATAACGGAAGAGTTCAAGAATTTGATTACTCTTGGGTACATCAAGCAAACTATGGAGCTCCAGGAACTGGTAACGGCCAGTTTTCATTCCCAGTTGAAGTGGCAACTGATGGATTAAATAACGTCTACGTCTCTGATTATAATAATTCCAACGTGCAAGTCTTTGATGAATTCGGAGCCTTCCAATATTCAGTTGGAGGAGATGGAACGAATCCGGATCAGATGAATGAAACCGGTGGTGTTGATCTCGACCCACTTGGAAACATCTATGCTGCGGATGTTGGGAATGGTGAAGTCAAAAAATTTAACTCTTCTGGAGTCATTAAATATTTCGAACGTCCTCATACAGATCAGGCCACCGGCAAATTTTTGAATGCCTCCGATACCTGGGTTGATGGAGCAGGAAATATTTACGTCTTAGATAAAGGAAACTACCGCGTTCAAATCTTCGATTCGGCCGGTGTTTATCAAAAACGTTTTGGCCGCCAGGGAACTCTCGACTCTCAATTCTCAAATCCAAAATCTATTGCCGTCGATGGTTCTGGAAACATCTATGTAACCGATGGCAACA
Encoded here:
- a CDS encoding NAD-dependent epimerase/dehydratase family protein codes for the protein MSQKKKILLIGIAGGLAQMTARLILTEHPDWEIIGIDSRDVSNVPVLNNLTPINLKYSRGNFENLFRTHHFDVVYHLGRISHSSNEHNVLAKRIDLSVMGTNRILELCERSGVKKVVILSTFHVYGALPDNSIFLKEDAPLRASIRHPELRDVIEMDQICTNWMWKNQNSISTVVLRPCNIIGTQIQNAMTKFLSGPVALSPIDYNPFFQFIHEFDMAHILYRALESLPTGTYNVAGSDFISLRDALNEVGTKGIPFPMVLAGGLNSALKKLNIEVPEYLLDYLKFSCLISNKELEKHLGPKFLRFSIKEALELIKLR
- a CDS encoding 6-bladed beta-propeller yields the protein MKLLSQALIWLAVINLSGCGKITASLTGGALTSSAQVFPIGNKLKTPLLKDATIMADQNGQIVLTDTANNQMLVITEDGQLTSTITGTGNLIGLSLDLSGLSLIAFDKTTSSIKRYTAAGANTQTFGSAGSPVTINYQPMGVEEAAGYYYVSDQLNNKIHKYDSHGIYMTSFGTGVQGSANGQFYLPRSLKVDIAGNIYIADMLNSRVQKFNAAGLHILSFGSYGSGNGQFVEPVSVEVDEGNGNIYVTDSGNDRIQVFDSTGTYVSQFGASGSANGQLDLPTGIHFSPTSIFVADANNGRVQEFDYSWVHQANYGAPGTGNGQFSFPVEVATDGLNNVYVSDYNNSNVQVFDEFGAFQYSVGGDGTNPDQMNETGGVDLDPLGNIYAADVGNGEVKKFNSSGVIKYFERPHTDQATGKFLNASDTWVDGAGNIYVLDKGNYRVQIFDSAGVYQKRFGRQGTLDSQFSNPKSIAVDGSGNIYVTDGNRVKKFDPDGEPILAWGTTGSANGEFNGAGDIMIDASGNVWVADENNGRVQKFDTSGNFINKVGDSGFANERLSKPTSITLGYGNVMHVFDSTKLEIFTFGTVDYGLERKIQSLNKQDGSLSGPNGVAFDSTGNIYVADTDNHRIQKFNSSGVHVQDIGSFGSGDGEFNKPSDIAINSNDEIIVIDAVNNRVQRLSTDGTFIGKFGTAGTGNGEFDLPLQLEIDASDNIYVADTYNHRVQKFDSSGTYLSQFGGWGSANGDLKEPGGIAFDALGNVYVADSGNKRVQKFDSTGAYVDQFAPASFEEITDVAVDSSGNIYVTDSANINVQKFNSSFAPVLSFGTPGTNYNQFGKPVRVDVDASGNVYVVDTGMARVLKFSSTGTPLTK